The following DNA comes from Candidatus Coatesbacteria bacterium.
AGCTGGTGCTGGTCGAGAGCGAGCACTCGGCGATGAGCGCCTGCGTGGGCTCCTCGGCCGCCGGGGCGCGCACGATGACGGCCACCAGCGCCAACGGTCTGGCGCTGATGTTCGAGATCGTCTACATCGCCGCCTCGACCCGGCTACCCATCGTCATGCCCGTGGTCAACCGGGCCCTGTCGGCGCCGATCAACATCCAGTGCGACCATTCCGACTCGATGGCCTGCCGCGACTCGGGCTGGATCCAGCTCTACAGCCGCAACGCCCAGGAGGCCTACGAGAACACCATCATGGCCGTCCGCATCGCCGAACACCCCGACGTGCTGCTGCCGACGATGGTCTGCCTGGACGGCTTCATCACCTCCCACGGGATGGAGAACGTCACCGTCTACGACCACGGCAAGGTGCAGGAGTTCATCGGCACCTACCATCCGACCAACCACCTGCTCGATCCCGAGCTGCCGGTGACCATCGGCCCGCTGGACTTCTCCGACTATTACTTCGAGCACAAGCGCGGCCAGATCGACGCCATGAACGCCGCCCGCGACGTGATCCTCGAGGTCTCCCGGGAGTTCGGTGACGAGTTCGGCACCCGGGACTACGGCTACTTCCGCACCCATCACCTCGAGGACGCCGAGACGGCGATCGTGGTGCTCAACTCGACCGGCGGCACCGTCGAGTACATGATCGACGAGCTGCGCGGCCGCGGCGAGAAGGTCGGCGGTCTGTTCCTGCGGACCTTCCGGCCCTTCCCCGGTGAAGAGCTGGCCGAGGCCCTGGGCCATGTCAAGGCCGTGGCGGTGATGGACCGCATGGAGAGCTTCGGCGCCCTGGGCGGTCCGGTCTACAGCGAGCTGCGCTCGGCCCTCTACGACGCCGGCGCCCGACCCGGGATCGTCAGCCGGACCTACGGCTTGGGCGGCAAGACCGTCGACAACGAGCACGTCGAACAGCTCTACGGCGACCTGCAGAAGCTGGCCGCCGGCAAGGAAATCGAGCAGTACGGTTACATCAACCTGCGCGTGCCCGACGGGGCCGCCGTTTAACCCGGGAGGTG
Coding sequences within:
- the porA gene encoding pyruvate ferredoxin oxidoreductase, which gives rise to MMQINPDVVAAYPITPQTALMQKFADFHSDGDVDTELVLVESEHSAMSACVGSSAAGARTMTATSANGLALMFEIVYIAASTRLPIVMPVVNRALSAPINIQCDHSDSMACRDSGWIQLYSRNAQEAYENTIMAVRIAEHPDVLLPTMVCLDGFITSHGMENVTVYDHGKVQEFIGTYHPTNHLLDPELPVTIGPLDFSDYYFEHKRGQIDAMNAARDVILEVSREFGDEFGTRDYGYFRTHHLEDAETAIVVLNSTGGTVEYMIDELRGRGEKVGGLFLRTFRPFPGEELAEALGHVKAVAVMDRMESFGALGGPVYSELRSALYDAGARPGIVSRTYGLGGKTVDNEHVEQLYGDLQKLAAGKEIEQYGYINLRVPDGAAV